The following proteins are encoded in a genomic region of Ailuropoda melanoleuca isolate Jingjing chromosome 10, ASM200744v2, whole genome shotgun sequence:
- the MOSPD3 gene encoding motile sperm domain-containing protein 3 isoform X3 — MTEAVRRKCRNGLSGRWQPRSGQKLIGRCSDPKINLVVRATVRTLRHEGAAGRAQGGVGGTDKALDSGPCPLSSALVCPPSTACMRRGAPQDQELVGPGAPGRGSRGAPPPSGLVPVLVFPPDLVFRADQRSGPRQLLTLYNPTGAALRFRVLCTAPAKYTVFDAEGYVKPQSCIDMRTAGLGRRGAGASDEPCSPDRHPQLATSSFLLFLLTGIVSVAFLLLPLQDELGSQLPQILHVSLGQKLVAAYVLGLLTMVFLRT, encoded by the exons ATGACAGAGGCCGTACGGCGGAAGTGTAGAAATGGTCTCTCGGGAAGATGGCAGCCTCGGTCCGGCCAAAAGTTGATTGGCAGGTGCAGTGATCCGAAGATAAACCTCGTAGTACGAGCGACCGTTCGGACGCTAAGGCACGAAGGAGCCGCGGGCCGAGCTCAGGGAGGGGTCGGAGGCACAGACAAAG CTCTAGACTCCGGGCCCTGTCCCCTGAGCTCTGCCCTCGTATGTCCACCGTCCACAGCCTGCATGCGCCGTGGGGCGCCCCAGGACCAGGAGCTGGTGGGCCCGGGGGCTCCTGGGCGGGGTTCCCGGGGCGCCCCTCCTCCCTCCGGACTTGTCCCGGTCCTCGTCTTTCCCCCGGACCTGGTATTCAGGGCGGACCAGCGGAGCGGACCCCGGCAGCTGCTGACCCTCTATAACCCCACGGGAGCTGCGCTTCGCTTCCGAG TCCTCTGCACAGCACCTGCCAAATACACCGTGTTTGACGCAGAAGGCTATGTGAAACCTCAGTCCTGCATTGACAT gAGGACcgctgggctgggcaggaggggggcTGGAGCTTCTGATGAGCCTTGTTCCCCAGACCGCCACCCACAACTGGCCAccagctccttcctcctcttcttgctGACGGGCATAGTCTCTGtggccttcctgctgctcccGCTCCAGGACGAGCTTGGCAGCCAGCTGCCCCAAATCCTGCATGTCTCCCTGGGACAGAAGTTGGTGGCAGCCTACGTCTTGG gACTCCTCACCATGGTGTTCCTGCGGAcctga
- the MOSPD3 gene encoding motile sperm domain-containing protein 3 isoform X1 has translation MRRGAPQDQELVGPGAPGRGSRGAPPPSGLVPVLVFPPDLVFRADQRSGPRQLLTLYNPTGAALRFRVLCTAPAKYTVFDAEGYVKPQSCIDIVIRHVAPIPSHYDVQDRFRIELSEEGTEGRVVGRKDITSVLRAPAYPLELQGQPNPTPHPGPPSWTAPPTARHFPENRHPQLATSSFLLFLLTGIVSVAFLLLPLQDELGSQLPQILHVSLGQKLVAAYVLGLLTMVFLRT, from the exons ATGCGCCGTGGGGCGCCCCAGGACCAGGAGCTGGTGGGCCCGGGGGCTCCTGGGCGGGGTTCCCGGGGCGCCCCTCCTCCCTCCGGACTTGTCCCGGTCCTCGTCTTTCCCCCGGACCTGGTATTCAGGGCGGACCAGCGGAGCGGACCCCGGCAGCTGCTGACCCTCTATAACCCCACGGGAGCTGCGCTTCGCTTCCGAG TCCTCTGCACAGCACCTGCCAAATACACCGTGTTTGACGCAGAAGGCTATGTGAAACCTCAGTCCTGCATTGACAT TGTGATTCGCCACGTGGCCCCCATTCCCAGCCACTATGACGTCCAGGACCGCTTCCGCATTGAGCTGTCTGAGGAAGGAACTGAGGGTCGAGTGGTGGGGCGCAAGGACATCACCTCGGTTCTGAGGGCCCCAGCCTACCCCCTTGAGCTTCAGGGACAGCCTAACCCAACACCCCACCCAGGGCCTCCTTCCTGGACAGCACCACCCACGGCCAGACACTTCCCAGAGA ACCGCCACCCACAACTGGCCAccagctccttcctcctcttcttgctGACGGGCATAGTCTCTGtggccttcctgctgctcccGCTCCAGGACGAGCTTGGCAGCCAGCTGCCCCAAATCCTGCATGTCTCCCTGGGACAGAAGTTGGTGGCAGCCTACGTCTTGG gACTCCTCACCATGGTGTTCCTGCGGAcctga
- the MOSPD3 gene encoding motile sperm domain-containing protein 3 isoform X2, with product MRRGAPQDQELVGPGAPGRGSRGAPPPSGLVPVLVFPPDLVFRADQRSGPRQLLTLYNPTGAALRFRVLCTAPAKYTVFDAEGYVKPQSCIDIVIRHVAPIPSHYDVQDRFRIELSEEGTEGRVVGRKDITSVLRAPAYPLELQGQPNPTPHPGPPSWTAPPTARHFPERGPLGWAGGGLELLMSLVPQTATHNWPPAPSSSSC from the exons ATGCGCCGTGGGGCGCCCCAGGACCAGGAGCTGGTGGGCCCGGGGGCTCCTGGGCGGGGTTCCCGGGGCGCCCCTCCTCCCTCCGGACTTGTCCCGGTCCTCGTCTTTCCCCCGGACCTGGTATTCAGGGCGGACCAGCGGAGCGGACCCCGGCAGCTGCTGACCCTCTATAACCCCACGGGAGCTGCGCTTCGCTTCCGAG TCCTCTGCACAGCACCTGCCAAATACACCGTGTTTGACGCAGAAGGCTATGTGAAACCTCAGTCCTGCATTGACAT TGTGATTCGCCACGTGGCCCCCATTCCCAGCCACTATGACGTCCAGGACCGCTTCCGCATTGAGCTGTCTGAGGAAGGAACTGAGGGTCGAGTGGTGGGGCGCAAGGACATCACCTCGGTTCTGAGGGCCCCAGCCTACCCCCTTGAGCTTCAGGGACAGCCTAACCCAACACCCCACCCAGGGCCTCCTTCCTGGACAGCACCACCCACGGCCAGACACTTCCCAGAGA gAGGACcgctgggctgggcaggaggggggcTGGAGCTTCTGATGAGCCTTGTTCCCCAGACCGCCACCCACAACTGGCCAccagctccttcctcctcttcttgctGA
- the TFR2 gene encoding transferrin receptor protein 2 isoform X1 gives MSMERLWGLLQRTQRLSPRPSQTIYKRVEGTQEWRLEEEEEDGEEGAEPAAHFCPMELRGPDLGSRAGRPNLGLWAAAGRRAAPYLVLTALLIFTGAFLLGYVAFRGSCQACGDDVLVVSEDINYEPGPDSHQGTLYWSDLQAMFLRHLGEGRLEDTIRQTSLRKRMAGSAGMAALAQDIRGALSSQKLDHVWMDTHYVGLQFPDPAHPNTLHWVGEAGNLGEPLQLEDHDVYCPYSATGNATGELVYAHYGRPEDLQDLRVRGVEPAGRLLLVRLGEISFAQKVASAQDFGARGVLIYPDPADFSQDPHKLSLSSHRAVYGHVHLGTGDPYTPGFPSFNQTQFPPVQSSGLPNIPAQPISADIASLLLRKLQGPVAPQEWQGRLPGSPYRLGPGPGLHLGVNNHRVSTPISNIFGCIEGRSEPDHYVVIGAQRDAWGPGAAKSAVGTAILLELVRTFSSMVSNGFQPRRSLLFISWDGGDFGSVGSTEWLEGYLSVLHLKAVVYVSLDNAVLGDDKFHAKTSPLLISLIENILKQVDSPNRSGQTLYEQVVFNNHSWDAEVIRPLPMDSSAYSFTAFAGVPAVEFSFMEDGQAYPFLHTKDDTYENLHRALRGRLPAVAQAVAQLAGQLLIRLSHDHLLPLDFGRYGDVVLRHIGSLNEFSGDLKARGLTLQWVYSARGDYIRAAEKLRKEIYSSEESDERLTRMYNVRIMRVEFYFLSQYVSPADSPFRHIFLGRGDHTLGALLDHVRLLRSGGSGDPGAASSRVPPGPGFQESRFRRQLALLTWTLQGAANALSGDVWNIDNNF, from the exons ATGAGCATGGAGCGACTTTGGGGTCTACTTCAGAGAACG caaAGGTTGTCCCCACGACCCTCTCAGACCATCTACAAGCGTGTGGAGGGCACCCAGGAGTGGcgcctggaggaggaagaggaagacggggaggagggggctgagcCAGCAGCCCACTTCTGCCCCATGGAGCTGAGGGGCCCTGACCTGGGCTCTCGAGCAGGGAGGCCAAACCTTGGACTCTGGGCAGCAGCAGGACGAAGGGCTGCCCCCTACCTGGTCCTGACAGCCCTGCTGATCTTCACTGGGG CTTTCCTTCTGGGCTATGTGGCCTTCCGAGGGTCCTGCCAGGCATGTGGGGATGACGTGTTGGTGGTCAGCGAGGACATAAACTATGAGCCGGGCCCAGACTCCCACCAGGGCACACTGTACTGGAGCGACCTCCAGGCCATGTTCCTGCGGcacctgggggaggggcgcctggaggACACCATCAG GCAAACCAGCCTTCGGAAAAGGATGGCTGGCTCGGCCGGAATGGCCGCTCTGGCTCAGGACATCCGGGGGGCGCTCTCGAGCCAAAAGCTGGACCACGTGTGGATGGACACGCACTACGTGGGGCTGCAGTTTCCAGACCC GGCTCATCCCAATACCCTGCACTGGGTCGGTGAGGCTGGGAACCTCGGGGAGCCCCTGCAGCTGGAGGACCACGACGTCTACTGTCCCTACAGCGCTACGGGCAACGCCACG ggaGAGCTGGTGTACGCCCACTACGGGCGGCCGGAGGACCTGCAGGACCTGCGGGTCCGGGGCGTGGAGCCGGCGGGGCGCCTCCTGCTGGTGCGCTTGGGGGAGATCAGCTTTGCCCAGAAG GTGGCCAGTGCCCAGGACTTCGGGGCCCGAGGAGTGCTCATTTACCCCGATCCAGCAGACTTCTCCCAGGACCCACACAAGCTCAGCCTGTCCAGCCACAGGGCTGTGTATGGACAT GTGCACCTGGGAACTGGGGACCCGTACACGCCTGGCTTCCCTTCCTTTAATCAAACCCAGTTCCCTCCAGTCCAGTCCTCTGGCCTCCCTAACATCCCTGCTCAGCCCATCAGTGCAGACATCGCCTCCCTCCTGCTGAG gAAGCTCCAAGGCCCTGTGGCCCCCCAGGAATGGCAGGGGcgcctcccaggctccccttaccgcctgggccctgggccaggctTGCACCTCGGGGTCAACAACCACAGGGTCTCCACCCCCATCAGCAACATCTTTGGCTGCATCGAGGGCCGCTCAGAGCCAG ATCATTACGTTGTCATCGGGGCCCAGAGGGATGCATGGGGCCCAGGAGCGGCCAAGTCCGCTGTGGGGACAGCCATACTGCTGGAGCTGGTGCGGACCTTTTCCTCCATGGTGAGCAACG GCTTCCAGCCCCGCAGGAGTCTTCTCTTCATCAGCTGGGACGGAGGTGACTTTGGGAGTGTGGGCTCCACGGAGTGGCTGGAG GGCTACCTCAGCGTGCTGCACCTCAAAGCCGTGGTCTACGTGAGCCTGGACAACGCAGTGCTGG GAGACGACAAGTTCCATGCCAAGACCAGCCCTCTTCTGATCAGCCTCATAGAGAACATCCTGAAGCAG GTGGACTCTCCTAACCGCAGTGGGCAGACCCTCTATGAGCAGGTGGTGTTCAACAATCACAGCTGGGATGCTGAAGT GATCCGGCCGCTGCCCATGGACAGCAGTGCCTATTCCTTCACCGCCTTTGCGGGGGTCCCTGCCGTCGAGTTCTCCTTCATGGAG GACGGCCAGGCGTACCCATTCCTGCACACGAAGGACGACACCTACGAGAACCTACACAGGGCGCTGCGCGGCCGCCTGCCCGCCGTGGCCCAGGCTGTGGCCCAGCTTGCCGGGCAGCTGCTGATCCGGCTCAGCCACGATCACCTGCTGCCTCTGGACTTCGGCCGCTACGGGGACGTGGTCCTCAGGCACATCGGCAGCCTCAACGAGTTCTCTGGGGACCTGAAG GCCCGCGGGCTGACCCTCCAGTGGGTGTACTCGGCGCGGGGGGACTACATCCGGGCGGCGGAGAAGCTGCGGAAGGAGATCTACAGCTCCGAGGAGAGCGACGAGCGGCTGACGCGCATGTACAACGTGCGCATCATGCGG GTGGAGTTCTACTTCCTGTCCCAGTACGTGTCGCCGGCCGACTCCCCGTTCCGCCACATTTTCCTGGGCCGCGGAGACCACACGCTGGGCGCGCTGCTCGACCACGTGCGGCTGCTGCGCTCGGGCGGCTCCGGAGACCCAGGGGCCGCCTCCTCCCGGGTGCCTCCCGGCCCGGGGTTCCAGGAGAGCCGCTTCCGACGCCAGCTGGCCCTTCTCACCTGGACGCTGCAGGGGGCCGCCAACGCACTTAGTGGGGACGTCTGGAACATCGATAACAACTTCTGA
- the TFR2 gene encoding transferrin receptor protein 2 isoform X2, with protein sequence MSRAQTPTRAHCTGATSRPCSCGTWGRGAWRTPSGAQKSLSPSAPQSHLFPLRQTSLRKRMAGSAGMAALAQDIRGALSSQKLDHVWMDTHYVGLQFPDPAHPNTLHWVGEAGNLGEPLQLEDHDVYCPYSATGNATGELVYAHYGRPEDLQDLRVRGVEPAGRLLLVRLGEISFAQKVASAQDFGARGVLIYPDPADFSQDPHKLSLSSHRAVYGHVHLGTGDPYTPGFPSFNQTQFPPVQSSGLPNIPAQPISADIASLLLRKLQGPVAPQEWQGRLPGSPYRLGPGPGLHLGVNNHRVSTPISNIFGCIEGRSEPDHYVVIGAQRDAWGPGAAKSAVGTAILLELVRTFSSMVSNGFQPRRSLLFISWDGGDFGSVGSTEWLEGYLSVLHLKAVVYVSLDNAVLGDDKFHAKTSPLLISLIENILKQVDSPNRSGQTLYEQVVFNNHSWDAEVIRPLPMDSSAYSFTAFAGVPAVEFSFMEDGQAYPFLHTKDDTYENLHRALRGRLPAVAQAVAQLAGQLLIRLSHDHLLPLDFGRYGDVVLRHIGSLNEFSGDLKARGLTLQWVYSARGDYIRAAEKLRKEIYSSEESDERLTRMYNVRIMRVEFYFLSQYVSPADSPFRHIFLGRGDHTLGALLDHVRLLRSGGSGDPGAASSRVPPGPGFQESRFRRQLALLTWTLQGAANALSGDVWNIDNNF encoded by the exons ATGAGCCGGGCCCAGACTCCCACCAGGGCACACTGTACTGGAGCGACCTCCAGGCCATGTTCCTGCGGcacctgggggaggggcgcctggaggACACCATCAG gcgCCCAGAAGTCCCTCTCCCCTTCCGCGCCCCAATCCCACCTCTTCCCGCTCAGGCAAACCAGCCTTCGGAAAAGGATGGCTGGCTCGGCCGGAATGGCCGCTCTGGCTCAGGACATCCGGGGGGCGCTCTCGAGCCAAAAGCTGGACCACGTGTGGATGGACACGCACTACGTGGGGCTGCAGTTTCCAGACCC GGCTCATCCCAATACCCTGCACTGGGTCGGTGAGGCTGGGAACCTCGGGGAGCCCCTGCAGCTGGAGGACCACGACGTCTACTGTCCCTACAGCGCTACGGGCAACGCCACG ggaGAGCTGGTGTACGCCCACTACGGGCGGCCGGAGGACCTGCAGGACCTGCGGGTCCGGGGCGTGGAGCCGGCGGGGCGCCTCCTGCTGGTGCGCTTGGGGGAGATCAGCTTTGCCCAGAAG GTGGCCAGTGCCCAGGACTTCGGGGCCCGAGGAGTGCTCATTTACCCCGATCCAGCAGACTTCTCCCAGGACCCACACAAGCTCAGCCTGTCCAGCCACAGGGCTGTGTATGGACAT GTGCACCTGGGAACTGGGGACCCGTACACGCCTGGCTTCCCTTCCTTTAATCAAACCCAGTTCCCTCCAGTCCAGTCCTCTGGCCTCCCTAACATCCCTGCTCAGCCCATCAGTGCAGACATCGCCTCCCTCCTGCTGAG gAAGCTCCAAGGCCCTGTGGCCCCCCAGGAATGGCAGGGGcgcctcccaggctccccttaccgcctgggccctgggccaggctTGCACCTCGGGGTCAACAACCACAGGGTCTCCACCCCCATCAGCAACATCTTTGGCTGCATCGAGGGCCGCTCAGAGCCAG ATCATTACGTTGTCATCGGGGCCCAGAGGGATGCATGGGGCCCAGGAGCGGCCAAGTCCGCTGTGGGGACAGCCATACTGCTGGAGCTGGTGCGGACCTTTTCCTCCATGGTGAGCAACG GCTTCCAGCCCCGCAGGAGTCTTCTCTTCATCAGCTGGGACGGAGGTGACTTTGGGAGTGTGGGCTCCACGGAGTGGCTGGAG GGCTACCTCAGCGTGCTGCACCTCAAAGCCGTGGTCTACGTGAGCCTGGACAACGCAGTGCTGG GAGACGACAAGTTCCATGCCAAGACCAGCCCTCTTCTGATCAGCCTCATAGAGAACATCCTGAAGCAG GTGGACTCTCCTAACCGCAGTGGGCAGACCCTCTATGAGCAGGTGGTGTTCAACAATCACAGCTGGGATGCTGAAGT GATCCGGCCGCTGCCCATGGACAGCAGTGCCTATTCCTTCACCGCCTTTGCGGGGGTCCCTGCCGTCGAGTTCTCCTTCATGGAG GACGGCCAGGCGTACCCATTCCTGCACACGAAGGACGACACCTACGAGAACCTACACAGGGCGCTGCGCGGCCGCCTGCCCGCCGTGGCCCAGGCTGTGGCCCAGCTTGCCGGGCAGCTGCTGATCCGGCTCAGCCACGATCACCTGCTGCCTCTGGACTTCGGCCGCTACGGGGACGTGGTCCTCAGGCACATCGGCAGCCTCAACGAGTTCTCTGGGGACCTGAAG GCCCGCGGGCTGACCCTCCAGTGGGTGTACTCGGCGCGGGGGGACTACATCCGGGCGGCGGAGAAGCTGCGGAAGGAGATCTACAGCTCCGAGGAGAGCGACGAGCGGCTGACGCGCATGTACAACGTGCGCATCATGCGG GTGGAGTTCTACTTCCTGTCCCAGTACGTGTCGCCGGCCGACTCCCCGTTCCGCCACATTTTCCTGGGCCGCGGAGACCACACGCTGGGCGCGCTGCTCGACCACGTGCGGCTGCTGCGCTCGGGCGGCTCCGGAGACCCAGGGGCCGCCTCCTCCCGGGTGCCTCCCGGCCCGGGGTTCCAGGAGAGCCGCTTCCGACGCCAGCTGGCCCTTCTCACCTGGACGCTGCAGGGGGCCGCCAACGCACTTAGTGGGGACGTCTGGAACATCGATAACAACTTCTGA
- the ACTL6B gene encoding actin-like protein 6B isoform X1: MSGGVYGGDEVGALVFDIGSFSVRAGYAGEDCPKADFPTTVGLLAAEEGGGLELEGEKEKKGKIFHIDTNALHVPRDGAEVMSPLKNGMIEDWECFRAILDHTYSKHVKSEPNLHPVLMSEAPWNTRAKREKLTELMFEQYNIPAFFLCKTAVLTAFANGRSTGLVLDSGATHTTAIPVHDGYVLQQGIVKSPLAGDFISMQCRELFQEMAIDIIPPYMIAAKEPVREGAPPNWKKKEKLPQVSKSWHNYMCNEVIQDFQASVLQVSDSPYDEQVAAQMPTVHYEMPNGYNTDYGAERLRIPEGLFDPSNVKGLSGNTMLGVGHVVTTSIGMCDIDIRPGLYGSVIVTGGNTLLQGFTDRLNRELSQKTPPSMRLKLIASNSTMERKFSPWIGGSILASLGTFQQMWISKQEYEEGGKQCVERKCP, translated from the exons ATGAGCGGGGGCGTCTACGGCGGAG ATGAGGTGGGGGCGCTCGTCTTTGACATTGGCTCCTTCTCAGTCCGCGCTGGATACGCTGGGGAGGACTGCCCCAAG GCTGACTTCCCCACCACAGTGGGGCTGCTGGCCGCGGAGGAGGGGGGTGGGCTGGAgttggagggggagaaagagaagaaagggaagatctTCCACATCGACACCAACGCCCTGCATGTGCCTCGGGATGGAGCGGAGGTCATGTCGCCCCTCAAGAATGGCATGA TTGAGGACTGGGAATGCTTCCGTGCCATCCTGGATCACACCTACAGTAAACACGTGAAGTCCGAGCCCAACCTGCACCCAGTGCTCATGTCAGAGGCCCCG TGGAACACACGGGCCAAGCGGGAGAAGCTGACAGAGCTGATGTTCGAGCAGTACAACATTCCTGCCTTCTTCTTATGCAAGACGGCTGTGCTCACCGC CTTTGCAAATGGACGTTCCACAGGCCTGGTGCTGGACAGTGGGGCCACCCACACCACAGCCATTCCAGTACATGATGGCTACGTCCTGCAGCAAG gcATTGTCAAGTCACCCCTGGCAGGGGACTTCATCTCCATGCAGTGCCGGGAACTCTTCCAAGAAATGGCCATTGACATCATCCCGCCTTACATGATTGCAGCTAag GAACCCGTACGGGAGGGTGCCCCTCCAAactggaagaagaaggagaagctaCCCCAGGTTTCCAAGTCCTGGCATAACTACATGTGCAAT GAGGTGATTCAGGACTTCCAGGCCTCTGTGCTGCAGGTCTCAGACTCGCCCTACGATGAGCA GGTGGCTGCGCAGATGCCCACAGTGCACTACGAGATGCCCAACGGCTACAACACAGACTACGGCGCCGAGCGGCTCCGCATTCCCGAGGGCCTGTTTGATCCTTCCAATGTCAAG GGCCTGTCGGGGAACACCATGCTCGGTGTGGGCCACGTGGTGACCACCAGCATCGGCATGTGTGACATCGACATCCGCCCG ggCTTGTATGGCAGTGTCATTGTCACCGGCGGGAACACGCTGCTCCAGGGCTTCACAGACAGGCTCAATCGAGAGCTTTCCCAGAAGACCCCGCCG AGCATGCGGCTGAAGCTCATCGCCAGCAACAGCACCATGGAGCGCAAGTTCAGCCCCTGGATCGGGGGCTCCATCTTGGCCTCACTG GGCACTTTCCAGCAGATGTGGATCTCCAAGCAGGAATatgaggagggagggaagcagtgCGTGGAGCGGAAGTGCCCCTGA
- the ACTL6B gene encoding actin-like protein 6B isoform X2, with the protein MSPLKNGMIEDWECFRAILDHTYSKHVKSEPNLHPVLMSEAPWNTRAKREKLTELMFEQYNIPAFFLCKTAVLTAFANGRSTGLVLDSGATHTTAIPVHDGYVLQQGIVKSPLAGDFISMQCRELFQEMAIDIIPPYMIAAKEPVREGAPPNWKKKEKLPQVSKSWHNYMCNEVIQDFQASVLQVSDSPYDEQVAAQMPTVHYEMPNGYNTDYGAERLRIPEGLFDPSNVKGLSGNTMLGVGHVVTTSIGMCDIDIRPGLYGSVIVTGGNTLLQGFTDRLNRELSQKTPPSMRLKLIASNSTMERKFSPWIGGSILASLGTFQQMWISKQEYEEGGKQCVERKCP; encoded by the exons ATGTCGCCCCTCAAGAATGGCATGA TTGAGGACTGGGAATGCTTCCGTGCCATCCTGGATCACACCTACAGTAAACACGTGAAGTCCGAGCCCAACCTGCACCCAGTGCTCATGTCAGAGGCCCCG TGGAACACACGGGCCAAGCGGGAGAAGCTGACAGAGCTGATGTTCGAGCAGTACAACATTCCTGCCTTCTTCTTATGCAAGACGGCTGTGCTCACCGC CTTTGCAAATGGACGTTCCACAGGCCTGGTGCTGGACAGTGGGGCCACCCACACCACAGCCATTCCAGTACATGATGGCTACGTCCTGCAGCAAG gcATTGTCAAGTCACCCCTGGCAGGGGACTTCATCTCCATGCAGTGCCGGGAACTCTTCCAAGAAATGGCCATTGACATCATCCCGCCTTACATGATTGCAGCTAag GAACCCGTACGGGAGGGTGCCCCTCCAAactggaagaagaaggagaagctaCCCCAGGTTTCCAAGTCCTGGCATAACTACATGTGCAAT GAGGTGATTCAGGACTTCCAGGCCTCTGTGCTGCAGGTCTCAGACTCGCCCTACGATGAGCA GGTGGCTGCGCAGATGCCCACAGTGCACTACGAGATGCCCAACGGCTACAACACAGACTACGGCGCCGAGCGGCTCCGCATTCCCGAGGGCCTGTTTGATCCTTCCAATGTCAAG GGCCTGTCGGGGAACACCATGCTCGGTGTGGGCCACGTGGTGACCACCAGCATCGGCATGTGTGACATCGACATCCGCCCG ggCTTGTATGGCAGTGTCATTGTCACCGGCGGGAACACGCTGCTCCAGGGCTTCACAGACAGGCTCAATCGAGAGCTTTCCCAGAAGACCCCGCCG AGCATGCGGCTGAAGCTCATCGCCAGCAACAGCACCATGGAGCGCAAGTTCAGCCCCTGGATCGGGGGCTCCATCTTGGCCTCACTG GGCACTTTCCAGCAGATGTGGATCTCCAAGCAGGAATatgaggagggagggaagcagtgCGTGGAGCGGAAGTGCCCCTGA